From a region of the Paenibacillus sp. FSL R10-2734 genome:
- a CDS encoding ABC transporter permease subunit, with protein MELKQTQQVTYTARSRLLKHLWNTKLLYVLLLPGLAHLVLFKLAPLFGLVIAFQDYNTFLGISGSEWVGLDNFITFAKDPYFLVLLKNTLLLAGYSLLFGFPIPILFALFLNEVRNALVKRFTQSLSFFPYFISSAVMVSILYTLLSPQTGLVNRLLDVLGLQSIFFMAEPGWFRSLYVGMGIWHSFGYGSIIYLAAIAGIDPHQYEAADIDGANRWHKMFYITLPSLSTIIVTMFILNIGNILSVDLDKILLMYNPSIYETADVIQSFVYRQAFASQGFPNYSFGAAVGLFQSVVAMVLVVSANSISKKYSETRLF; from the coding sequence ATGGAGCTCAAACAAACGCAACAGGTGACATATACCGCTCGTAGTAGATTACTTAAGCATCTATGGAATACGAAGCTACTGTATGTATTGTTATTACCTGGATTGGCTCATTTGGTACTGTTCAAGCTTGCTCCGCTTTTCGGTTTAGTTATCGCTTTTCAGGACTACAACACATTTCTGGGGATTTCAGGTAGCGAATGGGTGGGGTTAGATAATTTTATTACCTTTGCCAAGGATCCGTATTTCCTTGTATTACTCAAGAATACGTTACTGCTCGCAGGATACAGCTTACTATTTGGATTTCCTATACCGATCCTGTTCGCTTTATTCTTGAATGAAGTTCGTAATGCATTAGTTAAACGCTTTACACAGTCACTTAGCTTCTTCCCCTATTTCATTTCATCAGCCGTTATGGTGAGTATTCTATACACCTTACTATCACCGCAGACAGGGCTAGTGAACAGACTGCTTGATGTGTTGGGACTACAATCGATTTTCTTCATGGCTGAGCCTGGATGGTTCCGCAGTCTATATGTTGGGATGGGGATATGGCATTCCTTCGGCTATGGCTCGATCATCTATTTAGCTGCAATTGCCGGAATAGATCCACATCAATACGAAGCAGCGGATATTGATGGCGCAAATCGCTGGCATAAAATGTTCTATATCACGCTTCCATCCTTATCGACGATCATCGTGACCATGTTCATTCTGAATATCGGAAACATCCTTTCGGTAGATCTGGACAAAATCCTGTTAATGTACAATCCAAGCATTTATGAAACCGCTGATGTTATCCAAAGCTTCGTCTATCGTCAGGCGTTTGCATCGCAAGGATTTCCAAATTACAGTTTTGGGGCAGCTGTAGGACTCTTTCAATCCGTGGTAGCCATGGTGCTGGTTGTTAGTGCGAATTCTATATCTAAGAAATATTCTGAGACCAGATTGTTCTAG
- a CDS encoding extracellular solute-binding protein → MSSKFNGLKFTRQVLCGAFAGLVLLTTACGDKGTDSAKGTDSEIKQEVGAAEFSYTLPGKFVNWINDLKWMPELMKETGANVEFVNGGDGELYYKNIDLKVGSGKFSDVGMVQLSQAEVYGTKGAFVDLTPYITQYAPNIKKYMDDHPEYTQLITSSDGKIYALLPQTPKTSIVTFYREDMFQKAGISELPKTIDEFTEALRKLKAAYPDNKNFYPLGGRDNFLRYQSAFEANDRVDAEGKVHGLYNVGQNSDLKAPGFKKLIEWYIQLYNEKLVDPEWISGLAKEENWQTKVLNNDVAISNEFYTRPSWFMMNGGQKTDPNFKMNVMPPFITDSGVQSKFPTAPEYKLDRAFVINAKSADKAPAILNFLDYLYTDKGQTFLGWGIEGTTYKKNTDGNNEFIVDFEEESTKPLGTRAWTFFQDRMTFPVPANNEAFYQFNADFTKSFASDYFSKYTESFPILNYSTDQLKERSNFTAKVNEALMSNLVKFVTGKRSMSEWDVFMKEMDDLGYSKILEIDQAAYDAVTEK, encoded by the coding sequence GAGCATTTGCAGGATTAGTTCTACTTACAACAGCGTGTGGGGACAAAGGCACTGATTCTGCAAAAGGTACAGATTCAGAGATAAAGCAGGAGGTTGGTGCAGCAGAATTTAGCTATACACTTCCTGGTAAGTTTGTTAACTGGATTAACGATCTAAAGTGGATGCCTGAATTAATGAAAGAGACGGGCGCTAATGTGGAATTTGTTAATGGAGGAGATGGTGAGCTTTACTATAAGAATATCGATTTAAAGGTCGGATCTGGTAAATTCTCAGATGTTGGTATGGTGCAGCTTAGCCAAGCAGAGGTCTACGGCACCAAAGGAGCCTTTGTCGATTTAACGCCTTATATTACGCAATACGCGCCAAATATCAAGAAATATATGGATGACCATCCTGAATACACGCAATTAATTACAAGCAGTGATGGGAAAATATATGCATTGCTTCCGCAAACCCCGAAAACATCCATTGTAACCTTCTATCGTGAAGATATGTTCCAGAAGGCGGGTATAAGTGAATTACCGAAAACCATTGATGAGTTCACAGAGGCGCTGAGAAAGCTGAAGGCAGCTTATCCGGATAACAAGAACTTTTATCCGTTAGGCGGACGTGATAACTTCCTGAGATATCAATCCGCATTTGAGGCAAACGATCGCGTTGATGCTGAAGGTAAGGTTCATGGTCTGTACAATGTTGGTCAGAACAGTGATTTGAAGGCACCAGGCTTCAAAAAATTAATTGAATGGTACATTCAACTATATAATGAGAAGCTCGTTGATCCGGAATGGATTAGTGGACTTGCGAAGGAAGAAAATTGGCAGACAAAAGTTCTGAACAACGATGTAGCAATTAGTAATGAATTCTACACTAGACCTTCTTGGTTTATGATGAATGGTGGTCAGAAGACAGATCCGAATTTCAAGATGAATGTGATGCCTCCGTTCATCACGGATTCTGGGGTGCAATCCAAGTTTCCAACAGCTCCTGAATACAAATTAGATCGAGCCTTTGTCATTAATGCAAAATCGGCTGATAAAGCACCAGCAATTTTGAATTTCCTTGATTATTTATACACCGATAAGGGACAAACGTTCTTAGGTTGGGGTATTGAAGGTACGACTTACAAGAAAAATACGGATGGCAACAATGAGTTCATAGTGGATTTTGAAGAAGAATCTACCAAACCACTTGGAACACGTGCTTGGACTTTCTTTCAAGATCGTATGACGTTCCCGGTACCGGCTAATAATGAAGCATTCTATCAATTTAACGCGGATTTCACGAAATCTTTTGCCAGTGATTATTTCAGTAAATATACGGAATCATTCCCTATCTTGAATTATAGTACGGATCAATTGAAAGAACGTAGTAATTTTACCGCTAAGGTCAATGAAGCATTGATGTCTAATCTAGTTAAATTTGTAACGGGTAAACGTTCAATGAGCGAATGGGATGTCTTTATGAAGGAAATGGATGATTTAGGTTACTCCAAAATTTTAGAAATTGACCAAGCTGCATATGATGCCGTGACAGAAAAATAG